The genomic DNA ATTATGTATTTAACAATGCTTTGTCTTGGAGAATTAACGGTAGCAATGCCGGTTTCAGGATCTTTCCAAAAGTATGCGACGAAGTTTATTGGACCAGGAACTGGCTTTATGATTGGCTGGTTATACTGGCTTGGCTGGGCTGTAACAGTAGGACTAGAATTAACGTCAATCGGTTTAATGATGAAAAGATGGTTTCCGAATGTTGATGTTTGGGTATGGTGTCTTGTATTCGGCGTTATTTTATATGCTTCAAACGCAATTTCGGCGAAAAGTTATGCTGAATTAGAATTTTGGTTCTCTAGTATTAAAGTAGTTACAATTCTTGCATTTGTTGTTCTTGGTGGTAGTGCATTGCTAGGATTTTTACCATACGATGGAAAAGAAGCGGCACCTCTTTTCTCTAACTTTGTAAGCGATGGCGGGTTATTCCCGAATGGATTAGCTGCCGTATTACTTACAATGATTACAGTTAACTTCTCATTCCAAGGAACAGAGTTAATCGGAATTGCAGCGGGAGAAAGTGAAAATCCAGAAAAAACAATTCCACGTGCGATCCGTAATACAGTATGGCGCATTATGTTATTCTTCATTTTAACAATGACAATTTTAGTAGGATTAATTTCTTGGAAAGAAGCAGGCGTAATTGAAAGTCCATTCGTAGTCGTATTTGATAAAATCGGTATTCCATACGCAGCTGATATTATGAACTTCGTTATTATTACTGCGTTATTATCTGTAGCAAACTCTGGATTATATGCAG from Bacillus basilensis includes the following:
- a CDS encoding amino acid permease; this translates as MQQPTNEKLHRTMKSRHLFMIALGGVIGTGFFLGSGYTINQAGPGGAILSYLVGGFIMYLTMLCLGELTVAMPVSGSFQKYATKFIGPGTGFMIGWLYWLGWAVTVGLELTSIGLMMKRWFPNVDVWVWCLVFGVILYASNAISAKSYAELEFWFSSIKVVTILAFVVLGGSALLGFLPYDGKEAAPLFSNFVSDGGLFPNGLAAVLLTMITVNFSFQGTELIGIAAGESENPEKTIPRAIRNTVWRIMLFFILTMTILVGLISWKEAGVIESPFVVVFDKIGIPYAADIMNFVIITALLSVANSGLYAATRILWSLANEGMAPTSFQKVNKRGIPITALVVTIAVAGLSLFTSFLAEDTVYMYLLSIAGLSAVSSWIIIALSQLRFRSQYIKGGGKLEDLKYRTPLYPIVPILALITNSIVVISLAFIPEQRMALYCGIPFIIFCYIYYYMSKKRQKPMKVEMEKTNETNNQTP